Proteins from a single region of Rhodospirillales bacterium:
- a CDS encoding amino acid ABC transporter substrate-binding protein, with protein MTGLATASLVAASISFGSTSAALAGTTLDAVKARGELICGVHTSLYGFGYPDEKGAWRGIDIDMCRAVAAAVLGDDKKVKYVPLSAQARLTALQSGEIDMLSRNTTWTLTRDTANGLNFTGVNYYDGQGFMVAKKLGVSSAKELSGATVCVQTGTTTELNLADFFRANKMELKPVTIEKYEEVTGAFLAGRCDAITSDASQLAAIRANDTPNPADYVILPELISKEPLGPSVRQGDDQWFDVVKWSLFAMVEAEERGLTSANVDAALKSPDPNVQRILGVTGDLGKGMGLDNKWAYNIIKMVGNYGESYERNLGMGSKLQLSRGLNALWTNGGLMYAPPMR; from the coding sequence ATGACGGGTCTCGCCACTGCTTCGCTGGTCGCCGCATCAATCAGCTTCGGCTCCACGTCCGCCGCGCTCGCCGGAACGACACTTGACGCCGTCAAGGCGCGTGGCGAATTGATCTGCGGTGTCCACACCAGCCTTTACGGATTCGGCTACCCGGACGAAAAGGGCGCTTGGCGCGGCATCGACATCGATATGTGCCGCGCCGTGGCGGCCGCTGTTCTTGGCGACGACAAGAAGGTCAAGTACGTCCCGCTCAGCGCGCAGGCACGGCTGACCGCCCTGCAGTCGGGCGAGATCGACATGCTCTCGCGCAATACGACATGGACGCTGACCCGGGATACCGCCAACGGCTTGAACTTCACCGGCGTTAACTACTACGACGGCCAAGGCTTCATGGTGGCGAAGAAGCTCGGCGTCTCCAGCGCTAAGGAGCTGTCCGGCGCCACCGTCTGCGTGCAGACCGGCACCACCACCGAACTCAATCTCGCCGACTTCTTCCGCGCCAACAAGATGGAGCTCAAGCCGGTCACCATCGAGAAGTACGAGGAGGTCACCGGCGCCTTCCTCGCCGGACGGTGCGACGCGATTACCTCCGACGCATCGCAACTCGCGGCCATTCGCGCCAACGATACGCCCAACCCCGCCGATTATGTCATCCTGCCTGAACTGATCTCGAAGGAGCCGCTGGGACCGTCCGTCCGCCAGGGCGACGATCAGTGGTTCGACGTCGTGAAATGGTCGCTGTTCGCCATGGTCGAGGCGGAAGAACGTGGGCTGACCTCGGCCAACGTCGATGCGGCGCTCAAGAGCCCGGACCCGAACGTTCAACGTATCCTGGGCGTGACCGGCGATCTTGGCAAGGGCATGGGGCTCGACAACAAGTGGGCGTACAATATCATTAAGATGGTCGGGAATTACGGTGAATCCTACGAGCGCAATCTCGGTATGGGCTCGAAATTGCAACTTTCGCGCGGGCTAAACGCGTTATGGACCAACGGCGGGCTGATGTACGCGCCGCCGATGCGCTGA
- a CDS encoding ABC-F family ATP-binding cassette domain-containing protein gives MAPPPLLLLQDIGLGFGGTPLLQGADLAVGPGERLALIGRNGSGKSSLLKIAAGLLEADRGTRFLQPGTTVRYLPQEPDLSGFGSTRAYVEAGLGPGDDPFRAHWLLEQLGLSGDEDPAHLSGGEARRSALARTLAPSPDILLLDEPTNHLDLPAIAWLETELTGLRSALVLISHDRRFLSTLSRAMVWLDRGAARRLERGFGDFETWRDQVLEQEEQEAHKLGRQIAREEDWMRYGVTARRKRNVRRVAELATLRQRKRERVTAVGQVKMASAQSDTSGNLVIVADAITKAYGEDTPVVRDFSARLLRGERVGIIGPNGAGKTTLLGLLTRTLSADAGTVTLGTGLVMVSLDQRRASLDARASLIETLTGGHGDTIFVGGQPRHVHSYMKDFLFSPIQARTPVSALSGGERGRLMLAKALATPSNLLVLDEPTNDLDLETLDLLQELLADYAGTVLLVSHDRDFLDRVATSVIVWEGGGRWQEYAGGYTDMLAQRGRGIEAKVVAPPPPPVKARAAASRRPSEPPRRKLSFKEKRALEMLPERIDALHAALNALRAALADPNLYNRDRAAFERKTKEIAEAEMELSAAEEEWLALESLREAIEGR, from the coding sequence ATGGCCCCTCCCCCTCTCCTCCTCCTCCAGGACATCGGCCTCGGTTTCGGCGGTACGCCGCTGCTGCAGGGAGCCGACCTCGCAGTCGGACCCGGCGAGCGGCTGGCGCTCATCGGGCGCAACGGCTCGGGCAAGTCGAGCCTGCTGAAGATCGCGGCTGGCCTGCTCGAGGCCGATCGCGGCACCCGCTTCCTGCAACCGGGAACGACGGTGCGCTATCTGCCCCAGGAGCCGGACCTGAGCGGCTTTGGCTCGACGCGCGCCTACGTCGAGGCCGGTCTCGGGCCAGGAGACGATCCCTTTCGCGCCCACTGGCTGCTCGAACAGCTCGGCCTGAGCGGTGACGAGGACCCGGCCCATCTGTCCGGCGGCGAGGCGCGGCGCAGTGCCCTCGCCCGAACGCTCGCGCCCTCGCCCGACATTTTGCTACTCGACGAGCCGACCAACCATCTCGACCTGCCGGCGATCGCCTGGCTGGAAACGGAGCTCACCGGCCTGCGCTCGGCATTGGTGCTGATCAGCCATGACCGGCGGTTCCTTTCGACGCTGTCGCGCGCGATGGTCTGGCTCGATCGCGGCGCGGCGCGGCGCCTGGAGCGCGGCTTTGGCGATTTCGAGACTTGGCGCGATCAGGTGCTCGAGCAGGAGGAGCAAGAGGCGCACAAGCTGGGTCGGCAGATCGCCCGCGAGGAGGACTGGATGCGCTACGGCGTGACCGCCCGGCGCAAGCGTAACGTCCGCCGGGTCGCCGAACTGGCGACGTTGCGCCAGCGCAAGCGCGAGCGGGTGACAGCCGTTGGACAGGTGAAGATGGCGAGCGCGCAGAGCGACACGTCCGGCAACCTCGTGATCGTCGCCGATGCCATCACCAAGGCATACGGCGAGGACACCCCCGTCGTGCGTGATTTCTCGGCTCGGCTCCTGCGCGGCGAGCGCGTCGGCATCATCGGCCCGAACGGCGCCGGCAAGACAACCCTCCTCGGCCTGCTGACACGCACGCTCAGCGCCGACGCCGGAACCGTCACCCTCGGCACCGGGCTGGTCATGGTCAGCCTCGATCAGCGCCGCGCCAGTCTCGATGCCCGGGCATCCCTCATCGAGACGCTGACCGGCGGTCACGGCGATACCATATTCGTTGGTGGACAGCCGCGGCACGTGCACAGTTACATGAAGGACTTTCTCTTTTCGCCGATCCAGGCGCGCACGCCCGTGAGCGCCCTGTCGGGCGGGGAGCGGGGCCGGCTAATGCTGGCCAAGGCGTTGGCGACACCTTCCAACCTTCTCGTCCTCGACGAGCCGACCAACGATCTCGACCTCGAAACGCTCGATCTCCTCCAGGAACTGCTGGCCGACTATGCCGGCACGGTGCTGCTGGTCAGCCATGACCGGGATTTTCTTGATCGCGTCGCGACCTCGGTGATCGTCTGGGAAGGCGGAGGGCGCTGGCAGGAGTACGCCGGTGGCTACACGGACATGCTGGCACAACGTGGCCGCGGTATCGAGGCCAAGGTCGTGGCGCCCCCGCCACCGCCTGTTAAGGCCAGGGCGGCAGCCAGCCGACGGCCGAGCGAGCCGCCGCGGCGCAAACTGAGCTTCAAGGAAAAGCGCGCGCTGGAAATGCTCCCCGAGCGGATCGATGCCTTGCATGCAGCGCTGAACGCCCTGCGCGCGGCGCTTGCCGACCCAAACCTCTACAACCGAGACCGGGCGGCTTTCGAGCGCAAGACGAAGGAAATCGCCGAAGCGGAAATGGAACTCTCCGCCGCCGAGGAGGAGTGGCTGGCGCTCGAATCACTGCGCGAGGCGATCGAGGGACGCTGA
- a CDS encoding MgtC/SapB family protein has translation MDWQDLLLRLGVAAGCGAVLGIDRELRGKPIGLRTVSLVSVGAALFIIAGLETIAAAEGRGYNASGDIGRMIQGVTSGMGVLAAGAFLHRSRTIRFATTGAAVWLSGGIGVAAGLGQFRLVGAATLLALFVLVVLGGIERHTQGSQPPPPPQGD, from the coding sequence ATGGATTGGCAAGATCTGCTGCTTCGCCTTGGCGTCGCCGCCGGCTGCGGAGCCGTGCTCGGTATCGATCGGGAGTTGCGCGGCAAGCCCATCGGCCTGCGCACGGTTTCGCTGGTTTCCGTCGGTGCCGCCTTGTTCATCATCGCGGGACTCGAGACCATCGCGGCGGCAGAGGGGCGTGGATACAACGCTTCAGGCGATATCGGGCGGATGATTCAGGGCGTTACCTCGGGCATGGGCGTGCTTGCCGCAGGCGCGTTCTTGCATCGATCACGAACGATTCGCTTTGCCACGACCGGAGCCGCCGTCTGGCTGTCCGGAGGTATCGGCGTGGCGGCGGGCCTCGGACAGTTTCGCTTGGTCGGTGCGGCGACGCTGCTGGCGCTGTTTGTGCTTGTCGTTCTGGGTGGTATCGAGCGGCACACACAAGGATCGCAACCGCCGCCGCCCCCGCAAGGCGACTGA
- a CDS encoding isocitrate lyase/PEP mutase family protein: protein MSDAARKLRVLLATGRLCVVPCCFDALSARLVEQAGFAVTFMSGFSVAAARLGMPDTGLISFGEVLDQGRSICQAVTIPVIGDGDTGYGNALNVKRTVREFARAGFAAVMIEDQRAPKRCGHTRGKSVVGRDEAILRIRAACDARDDARAAGGDILVLARTDAAAIHGLGEAIVRARAFTAEGADILFVEAPGSEADMATICREAPGRHLANVIDGGLSPVLPPARLAELGFALAAYPLALLSASIVAMRTALAGLECGKGLPAVPLGFDELRRLLGFDAYDEDAARYAVR from the coding sequence ATGTCAGATGCAGCGCGGAAGCTTCGGGTCCTGCTCGCCACCGGGCGCCTTTGCGTCGTTCCCTGCTGTTTCGACGCGCTGTCGGCGCGGCTGGTCGAGCAGGCCGGTTTCGCCGTGACGTTCATGAGCGGGTTTTCGGTTGCTGCGGCACGGCTGGGAATGCCGGACACCGGTCTGATTTCCTTCGGTGAGGTGCTCGATCAGGGACGCAGTATTTGCCAAGCCGTAACCATCCCGGTGATCGGTGACGGCGATACCGGCTACGGCAACGCGCTCAACGTCAAGCGCACGGTCCGCGAGTTCGCCCGCGCCGGATTCGCCGCGGTGATGATCGAAGATCAACGCGCGCCGAAGCGCTGCGGGCACACACGCGGCAAGTCCGTCGTCGGTCGCGACGAGGCGATCTTGCGCATCCGGGCCGCCTGCGATGCCCGCGATGATGCGCGCGCCGCGGGCGGCGATATCCTCGTGCTCGCCCGCACGGACGCGGCGGCGATCCATGGCCTGGGCGAGGCGATCGTCCGCGCGCGGGCGTTTACCGCCGAGGGTGCGGACATTCTCTTCGTCGAGGCACCCGGCAGCGAAGCCGACATGGCGACCATCTGCAGGGAGGCGCCCGGCCGTCATCTCGCCAACGTCATCGACGGCGGCCTGTCGCCGGTGCTGCCGCCGGCGCGGCTCGCGGAGTTGGGCTTCGCGCTCGCGGCTTATCCGTTAGCGCTGCTGTCCGCCTCGATCGTCGCCATGCGCACGGCGCTCGCGGGGCTGGAGTGCGGCAAAGGTTTGCCCGCGGTGCCGCTTGGCTTCGATGAACTGCGCCGGCTCCTGGGTTTCGATGCGTATGACGAGGACGCCGCCCGCTACGCTGTGCGCTAG
- a CDS encoding acetate uptake transporter: MSNGKTATMVTPAAPAMAAAPMPAKFAIADTNGNPAPLGLLSFALTTILLSAHNAGFYPLDAMILAMAVFYGGSSQIIAGIFEWKKNNTFATTAFISYGFFWLSLAGIIVFPKLGLANGPSEVAMGSYLGMWGLMSFVMFLATFRLNKALQVTFFLLVITFGLLSMGDFLGNPMMKQTAGFIGIALGFSAMYTGLAQVLNELYGRVVWPLGPVIKS, translated from the coding sequence ATGAGCAACGGAAAGACCGCAACGATGGTAACACCTGCCGCACCAGCGATGGCCGCAGCTCCAATGCCGGCCAAGTTCGCAATTGCCGATACCAATGGCAATCCAGCACCGCTCGGGCTTCTCAGCTTCGCGCTGACGACGATTCTTCTCAGTGCACACAATGCCGGATTCTACCCGCTCGACGCGATGATCCTGGCAATGGCAGTATTTTATGGCGGCTCGTCGCAGATCATCGCCGGCATCTTCGAGTGGAAAAAGAACAACACCTTCGCCACGACAGCGTTCATTTCCTACGGCTTTTTCTGGTTGTCGCTGGCCGGCATCATCGTTTTCCCCAAGCTTGGCCTTGCCAACGGTCCGAGTGAGGTCGCCATGGGCAGCTATCTTGGCATGTGGGGCCTGATGTCGTTCGTCATGTTCCTTGCCACCTTCCGGCTGAACAAGGCCCTGCAGGTGACTTTCTTCCTTTTGGTCATCACCTTCGGCTTGCTGTCGATGGGTGATTTCCTCGGCAATCCGATGATGAAACAGACCGCCGGATTCATCGGTATAGCGCTCGGCTTCTCGGCGATGTATACCGGTCTTGCTCAGGTTCTCAACGAGCTCTATGGACGCGTCGTGTGGCCGCTTGGCCCCGTGATCAAGAGCTAG